The Tursiops truncatus isolate mTurTru1 chromosome 6, mTurTru1.mat.Y, whole genome shotgun sequence genome includes a window with the following:
- the ASB6 gene encoding ankyrin repeat and SOCS box protein 6 isoform X2, with the protein MPFLHGFRRIIFEYQPLVDAILGSLGIQDPERQEPLDGPSYVASEESRILVLTELLERKAHSPFYQEGVSNALLKMAELGLTRAADVLLRNGANLNFEDPVTYYTALHIAVLRNQPDMVELLVRHGADINRRDRERLLCSMLWPAVTGCKSTTLRTSASCWKEGRMSRLPPKTGTRCSPASSFCWARRWEVTKRRPS; encoded by the exons ATGCCGTTCCTGCACGGCTTCCGGAGGATTATCTTCGAGTACCAGCCGCTAGTGGATGCGATTCTGGGCTCCTTGGGCATCCAGGACCCCGAGCGGCAGGAGCCCCTGGACGG gcCCAGTTATGTCGCCAGTGAGGAGAGCCGGATCCTCGTTCTCACTGAGCTGCTGGAGAGAAAAGCCCACTCTCCATTTTACCAGGAAGGCGTGAGCAACGCCCTGCTGAAGATGGCTGAGCTGGGACTGACGCGCGCAGCTGACGTTCTCCTGCGGAATGGGGCCAACCTCAACTTCGAAG ACCCGGTCACCTACTACACGGCCCTGCACATCGCCGTCCTGCGAAACCAGCCTGACATGGTGGAGCTGCTGGTGCGCCACGGGGCCGACATTAACCGCAGGGACCGG GAAAGACTGCTCTGCTCCATGCTCTGGCCAGCAGTGACGGGGTGCAAATCCACAACACTGAGAACATCCGCCTCTTGCTGGAAGGAG GGGCGGATGTCAAGGCTACCACCAAAGACGGGGACACGGTGTTCACCTGCATCATCTTTCTGCTGGGCGAGACGGTGGGAGGTGACAAAGAGGAGGCCCAGTTGA
- the NTMT1 gene encoding N-terminal Xaa-Pro-Lys N-methyltransferase 1 isoform X2, producing the protein MVDVTEDFLVKAKTYLGEEGKRVRNFFCCGLQDFSPEPHSYDVIWIQWVIGHLTDQHLAEFLRRCKRGLRPNGIIVIKDNMAQEGVILDDVDSSVCRDLDVVHRIVRSAGLSLLAQERQENLPDEIYHVYSLALR; encoded by the exons ATGGTGGACGTGACGGAGGACTTTCTGGTCAAGGCCAAGACCTACCTGGGTGAGGAAGGCAAGAGAGTGAGGAACTTCTTCTGCTGCGGCCTCCAGGACTTCAGCCCGGAGCCGCACTCTTACGACGTCATCTGGATCCAGTGGGTGATAG GCCACCTGACCGATCAGCACCTGGCCGAGTTCCTGCGGCGCTGCAAGCGGGGCCTCCGCCCCAACGGCATCATCGTCATCAAAGACAACATGGCCCAGGAGGGCGTGATCCTGGATGATGTGGACAGCAGCGTGTGCCGGGACCTCGACGTGGTCCACAGGATCGTCCGCAGCGCGGGCCTCAGCCTCCTGGCCCAGGAGCGGCAGGAGAACCTTCCGGACGAGATCTACCACGTGTACAGCTTAGCCCTGAGATGA
- the NTMT1 gene encoding N-terminal Xaa-Pro-Lys N-methyltransferase 1 isoform X1, producing MTSEVIEDEKQFYSKAKTYWKEVPATVDGMLGGYGHISSIDITSSRKFLQRFLREGPNKTGTSYALDCGAGIGRITKRLLLPLFGVVDMVDVTEDFLVKAKTYLGEEGKRVRNFFCCGLQDFSPEPHSYDVIWIQWVIGHLTDQHLAEFLRRCKRGLRPNGIIVIKDNMAQEGVILDDVDSSVCRDLDVVHRIVRSAGLSLLAQERQENLPDEIYHVYSLALR from the exons ATGACGAGCGAGGTGATAGAGGACGAGAAACAATTCTATTCCAAGGCCAAGACATACTGGAAGGAGGTCCCGGCCACCGTGGACGGCATGCTCGGGGGGTATGGCCACATCTCCAGCATCGACATCACCAGCTCCCGGAAGTTCCTGCAGAGGTTTCTGAGG GAAGGCCCAAACAAGACGGGAACCTCGTACGCCCTGGACTGCGGAGCCGGCATCGGAAGGATCACCAAGAGGCTGCTCTTGCCTCTCTTCGGAGTGGTGGACATGGTGGACGTGACGGAGGACTTTCTGGTCAAGGCCAAGACCTACCTGGGTGAGGAAGGCAAGAGAGTGAGGAACTTCTTCTGCTGCGGCCTCCAGGACTTCAGCCCGGAGCCGCACTCTTACGACGTCATCTGGATCCAGTGGGTGATAG GCCACCTGACCGATCAGCACCTGGCCGAGTTCCTGCGGCGCTGCAAGCGGGGCCTCCGCCCCAACGGCATCATCGTCATCAAAGACAACATGGCCCAGGAGGGCGTGATCCTGGATGATGTGGACAGCAGCGTGTGCCGGGACCTCGACGTGGTCCACAGGATCGTCCGCAGCGCGGGCCTCAGCCTCCTGGCCCAGGAGCGGCAGGAGAACCTTCCGGACGAGATCTACCACGTGTACAGCTTAGCCCTGAGATGA
- the ASB6 gene encoding ankyrin repeat and SOCS box protein 6 isoform X1: MPFLHGFRRIIFEYQPLVDAILGSLGIQDPERQEPLDGPSYVASEESRILVLTELLERKAHSPFYQEGVSNALLKMAELGLTRAADVLLRNGANLNFEDPVTYYTALHIAVLRNQPDMVELLVRHGADINRRDRIHESSPLDLASEEPERLPCLQRLLDLGADVNAADKHGKTALLHALASSDGVQIHNTENIRLLLEGGADVKATTKDGDTVFTCIIFLLGETVGGDKEEAQLINRFCFQVTQLLLAHGADPSECPAHESLTHICLKSFKLHFPLLRFLLESGAAYNCSLHGASCWSGFHIIFERLCSHPGCAEDESHVDLLRKAETVLDLMVTNSHKLQLPENFDIHPVGSLADKIQALHFSLRQLESYPPPLKHLCRVYIRLYLQPWPVDAKVKALPLPDRLKWYLLSEHSGTVEDDI; the protein is encoded by the exons ATGCCGTTCCTGCACGGCTTCCGGAGGATTATCTTCGAGTACCAGCCGCTAGTGGATGCGATTCTGGGCTCCTTGGGCATCCAGGACCCCGAGCGGCAGGAGCCCCTGGACGG gcCCAGTTATGTCGCCAGTGAGGAGAGCCGGATCCTCGTTCTCACTGAGCTGCTGGAGAGAAAAGCCCACTCTCCATTTTACCAGGAAGGCGTGAGCAACGCCCTGCTGAAGATGGCTGAGCTGGGACTGACGCGCGCAGCTGACGTTCTCCTGCGGAATGGGGCCAACCTCAACTTCGAAG ACCCGGTCACCTACTACACGGCCCTGCACATCGCCGTCCTGCGAAACCAGCCTGACATGGTGGAGCTGCTGGTGCGCCACGGGGCCGACATTAACCGCAGGGACCGG ATCCACGAGAGCAGCCCCTTGGACCTGGCCAGCGAGGAGCCGGAGCGCCTGCCCTGCCTGCAGCGCCTCCTGGACCTTGGAGCAGATGTCAACGCGGCCGACAAGCATG GAAAGACTGCTCTGCTCCATGCTCTGGCCAGCAGTGACGGGGTGCAAATCCACAACACTGAGAACATCCGCCTCTTGCTGGAAGGAG GGGCGGATGTCAAGGCTACCACCAAAGACGGGGACACGGTGTTCACCTGCATCATCTTTCTGCTGGGCGAGACGGTGGGAGGTGACAAAGAGGAGGCCCAGTTGATCAACCGCTTCTGCTTCCAAGTAACGCAGCTGCTGCTGGCTCACGGCGCCGACCCCAGCGAGTGCCCGGCCCACGAGTCCCTCACGCACATCTGCCTCAAGAGCTTTAAGCTGCACTTCCCTCTCCTGCGCTTCCTGCTGGAGTCCGGGGCCGCCTATAACTGTTCCCTCCACGGCGCGTCCTGCTGGTCCGGCTTCCACATCATCTTCGAGAGGCTCTGCTCCCACCCAGGCTGCGCGGAGGACGAGAGTCACGTGGACCTGCTGCGCAAAGCTGAGACCGTCCTGGATCTCATGGTGACTAATTCCCACAAACTCCAGCTGCCTGAAAACTTCGATATCCATCCCGTGGGCAGCCTGGCAGACAAGATCCAGGCCCTTCACTTCTCCTTGAGGCAGCTGGAGAGCTACCCCCCACCCCTCAAGCACCTGTGTCGCGTTTACATCCGGCTCTACCTTCAGCCGTGGCCTGTGGACGCGAAGGTCAAGGCCCTACCTCTGCCCGACAGGCTCAAGTGGTACCTCCTCAGTGAGCACAGTGGCACCGTCGAAGACGACATCTGA